The Aeoliella mucimassa genome includes the window CTGGCGCTATCGGTTTTAGCGGGGTGGGCTCGATCATGTTTGGTTCGGTAGCTAGGTGCCAGAGAGCTGGATGGGGCCGCTCTGGGCGGAATACGAAGCGTGCTTCAGGACGATAACGAAGCGTTTTTCTCCGCAACCGTAGGTCACAGGTGGACGCCAGGCAAAGGATAGAGGGGCAGGTTTGTGGAGGTTTGTGCAGCCCGCAGGTGGGCTTTATCAAGCTTCCGGCTTTCCGCTGGTCGTTAAAGTTTGCCCAGCTCACACAACCGCGACAAAGAGAACTGCATCGAGACTGGCTGATTATGTCGTAGCGATTGTGTCGAAGTGCTATGGTGCGGGCGTTAGTCACCTTGTGCGCATCGCAAGGGCGGAACGGGAAGTTGCCGCTCGAACGCCTTGCCGGGGCCTTGGCCCCTTCGCCCGCCGCGCATCTCCCTCTGAACTGCAACCCTCTCAGGAACCTCACGATATGAGTGGTGCCCGACAAGGACGTCGACGTCGCATCCTGCAAGAAGAAGTACTTAGTGCCTCGCGAGAGCTTTCGGCTCTTACTTCCGACGAGAATGCCGAGACCAGTGAACCCACCCGCGGCGAAGGTCGCCGGTACGCGCTGCCCGAAGCGAGTGTAGCCGGGGCGCTGGCCAAACATCATTTTCCTTCCCACCTGATGGCTCCGGTGGGGGGAATCGTCGCCAGCGTTGTCACTGTGGCTGCTCTGGCTGCCATGCACGTCTACCAGAACCCGATCTCTTCGCTGCTCGGCGATTCGATTCGTTCGCTGATCGACGCGGCCCAGCCAACCTCGCTGGCTAGCTGGATTGCTACCACTGCCATGTTGGCCACAGCAGGTTTTACGGCCATGGTGCTGGCGGTGCGTCGGCATCGAGTGGACGATTACCGCGGACACCATGGTTTGTGGCGCAGCGCGATCGGTTTGGCGCTGCTGCTGAGCATCGATGCCGCGACCAACCTGCATCACGTACTTGCGCAAGCCGCTGGTCACGTGACAGGGATGCAACTGATGTCGGGCAACCAAGGTTGGTGGCTGGCCATTGGCACCGTAGCCACCGGTTGGGTCGCCTTCCGGGTGTTCTCCGATATCAAAGAGAGCAAGTTGGCGACCGCCGTATTGGGGGTAGCTGCTGCAGCTGGAATGCTGGCGGTGATTGGCCCGCTGGCCGGGCTGGGTGGTTCGTCGGCTTCGGTCGTCGGTACGCTGGCCCAGGTGGGTTGCTACCTGCTGACCGCAACGGCAATTGTGAGCTACATGCGATTCCTGCGTCACGACGTAGTGGCTGGCATCGTCACCAAGCCTCACCTGACGAAGACTCCCGAATTGAAGATCGCCAAAGACTCGGCAGAGAAGACCGAATCGGCGAAGTCGAAGTCGAGCAGCAAGTCGGCCCGCAAGGTGGAGACTCCGGTCCTCGCCCAGGTGGAGGAAGAAGAGAAAGATGCCCCGCGTCGCTCGTCGAGCAAAACGAAGCGTCCACAGGCCAAGGCGAAGGCTGAAACGGCGGTTAGCGAGAGTCGTTGGACCGACGGCAGCGATGGCTATAGCGACGACTACGACGAAGGTGGTTCCCCGCGTAAGCTCAGCAAGTCCGAGCGTAAACGACTGCGTCAAGAAAAAGCTGCTCGCCGCGCTGCTTAGTGCGGAGACGAAAGGAGAACGCGGATCATGCGAATTGCCTTGCTCACTTGCTGCTGGATGATTTTGGTGGGGGCCACTTCGGTGGCCCCGGCCAAGACCCTGTACGTGAACAATCAGATGGGAAGCGATACGGCCAGTGGCCTTACCGCTGAACCCCAGATAGATAACGGCCCACTGAAAACCATCGAAGCCGCTTTGATTCTGGCCGACAAGGCCGATCGAATCGTGATCGCCAACACCGGCGTCCCCTACCACGAAGCGATCAGCCTGAGCAAGCCGAACCACAGCGGCTATCGCAACAAGCCTTTGGTGATCGAAGGCAACGGGGCGGTGCTCGATGGTACCGTGGGACATGAACTGGGCGCCTGGAAGCACGTGCAAGGCAACGTGTTTGCTATGCAACCGCGGCGGATTACCTATCAGCAACTGTTCGATGGAGCGTTGCCGCTGCAGCGAGTCGAGCTGCTCTCGACCGACGAGCTTGCCAACCTGCAACCCAAGACTTGGGGCTTGCTCGACGGGAAGATCTACTTCTGCACCGAAGAGCAAAAGATTCCCGCCGACTACGAACTCCGTCACGCAGGCCTGCAGACCGGGATCACGCTGTACATGGTTCGCCATGTACGGATCGAGAATCTGGTAGTGCAAGGTTTTCAGCAGGATGGAGTGAATGCGCATGAGTTGGTTCAGGATTGCGAGTTGGTCGACATCGACCTGCGAGCCAACGGCCGAGCAGGTCTGTCGGTAGGGGGAGTCTCACGCGTGTCGGTGTCGCAAGGCAACTTCTACGACAACGGGCGCGTGCAGGTCCGCACCGAGGGCCTCGGTGAATTAGAGCTGGCTGCCAGTGAAGTGGACGATTCCACCGCTCCTGCGTACCGGACCAAGGGCCGCAAGTTGCTGGTGGATGGTCAGCCGATATCCGCGCCTTGAGCCAGCGGCTCTTCGGCGTGGTCGAGTTGATCTTCTGCTTCGTGCAGAGCCGTGGCAACTTCCTTGCGTTGTGTCAGGTAGTAGCCGATCGCAAAGATGCCGACGGTGAACATCGCGAGCCGTTGCCCAAAAGCAACGAGCGTGCCGGCATCGCCATCGAGTCCCAGGCCGTAGTACAGTGCATTCAAGGCGGCTTCGGTGGTGCCGAGTCCGCCGGGAATCGGGAGCACGCTGGTCGACTCGGCTAGCGGAACGATGCACATGTGCGTTGCCAGCGAGGGGTGCTCGAGCGGGAGCCCGAGCGCAACACAGTGGAACGCGAGCACCAATAGCAGGTGCAACGCGATGCTCAGCAAAAAGGCCGGCACCAGGTAGATCGGCCGTCGCGAGATCACCTGGCACGACACAAACAGACTGCCGACCACGCCGCCCACCAGGGGGAGCTTGCCGAGCAGTCGGGCGGTGGTTTTGCCGATCGGGCCATGCACCATCAGCAAGCTGCCGACGACCACCAGCGAGGCAAACGCGGCAACCGCAAAGCCGCCGACGGTTCGCATGACGGTGGGTGCCTCGGTATTCCACAATACTCCGGTAAATAGCGTTGCCGCGGCGGTGACCGCCAGCAAACCGGTAAGCCCCAGCACGCGGTCAGCAATCACGGTCGCTACGGCCTCGGTCTTGCGCTTTGCGTGCTCTCTGGCGAGCACGACACCTTTAAACAGGTCGCCACCGACTCCGCCAGGGCCGACGAAGTTCAAGGCAAAGCCCAGCGAGCCGAGCCGCATGGCGTCGGCCAGCGTAAACGGCAGTTCCACCGCTTTGACCAATAGGTACCACCGCACGAACCCCATGCCCACCGCGACTGTCACACATAGTAAAGCCGCTACGAGCATGGGCCACTGTTTGGGTTCATGCAGAATGTGGTCGAAGTTTTCGCCGCTGCTGGCCTGATATAGCAAGTAAGCCACGATCGCCAGCCCGAGAAGTAGCTTTGCGAGACTCCGCAAACGGCGGGAAGTGGACGAACTCAGCATGGCGAAATCAGTGGTTTTCAGCGGGTTTTAAGGAAAAACACCCAGATTTGGAGGGCAACCGTACCCGGGCGTTGACAATCACAGGTTAGAACGTAAACATACTGTTAAGCGGCCATCGCGGCCGCGGAATTACACCCATCCGGGGGATTAGCTCAGTTGGGAGAGCGTTTGGCTGGCAGCCAAAAGGTCAGCGGTTCGAGCCCGCTATCCTCCACTCGTCCCGGTCGACCCGACCTGATTGCAGGTTGCGTCGACCGGGTTTTTTTATGGGCCGACGCCATGCGGGTCGTCGACCAACTATAGTTTGCGATCGCCACTAGCCGTACCGCCCCGTGAGCGAACCACTCTCTCCTCCTCCGCCCGTCGAACCCACCACGAACGATGGTGACAGTTCTGCCGGTTCTACCCGATCGGTCAGCGTGTCGCTGATGCTTCGGTTGGGAGCGTTGATGTTCGTGCAGTACGCTGCGTTGGGGTTGTGGTCGGTGACTGTCGGCACCTACATCGGCGAGAACACTGCCCCGGCCGGCACCGCCATGTTCAGCTCGTCGTTCGTTGGGCTGGCAGGCATTGCTTCGGCCGTGGGGGCGCTGGTCGCCCCGTTGCTGTTTGGCGCACTGGCCGACAGTTGGTTCCGGACCGATCGCATGATCACGCTGCTCAACCTGGCGTGCGGCGCCATGTTGGTGTTGATGTGGAGTTCGACGAATCAGTGGTGGTTCCTCGCGGCTATCATTGGCTACTATCAGTGTTCGGTTCCAGCGTTAACCTTAACGCATAGTTTGACTTTGCGACACCTCGCTGGTTCGCGCGAGTTGTTCTCGATTGTGCGTGCTAGCGGTACCGCGGGCTGGATTCTGGCGATGGTCATTGTCGGCTCATTGGTGCCTTGGTACTGGGGGATGCCTTCGAAGCTTGTCGACGCTAGCACCTGGCCGATGAAGATGGGCGCCACGGTGCATGGCGTGATGATCATCCTGTCGTTCGCGTTGCCGAAGACGATGCCGCAAGCCGGCCGCGGATCGTGGCGGACCTTGCTGCACGGATGCCGCGCGTTGCTGGCGATGCGGCCGCGACTGGTACGGTTTTTGATTGTGTCGTTCATCGCGACGATCTCGGCCCAGTTCTATAACACGTTTGCGAATCTCTATCTCAACAATAAGGGAGTTGAAAACGCGGCGACAAAGCTGTCGCTTGGTCAGGTGGTTGAGATCGTGTGCATGTTGTTGTTGCCGGTGCTGCTGGTGCGCTGGGGACCCAAACGCGTGTTCATGATCGGCGTGGTTGCCTGGATTGTGCGATTCCTTTGTCTGGCGTACGGCAGCACCGAAGGCCTCGGCATGGCGCTTATTTACACGGCCATCATGCTGCATGGTGTGTGTTACGTGTTTGTCTACATTACCGGTTATATCTACGTGGACCACGCTGCCACGCCGCATACGCAGAGCGCTGCGCAGGGCATGCTGGCGATGGCCACCAGCGGGCTGGGGCATTTTTCCGGCAGCTTGCTGTCGGGGTTCATGCAGGCTCGTTATCTAACGCCGGCCGGGGTGGAGGTTCCCCCCTACGACTGGCGCAGCTTCTATATGGTCGCGGCCGGCGTAAGCGTGGTCGCGCTGGTGTTGTTCTTCGTGCTGATGGGATTCAAACGCGAAGTGATGCCCGACGACATCGACCCGCACGAAGCGGTGTAGGCTCGATTAGAGCGAGCCGTTTTCCATCAGCACCATCTTTTCGTAGCGATCCACCATCTCCTGCGGCATGAGTTTCGGCAGGTTGGCTTCGAGCACGACCGACTCGCAGGTGTGCAGCAGACGCTGCAGCTTGGCTTCGCGATGCACCAAGGCTTCGGCTTCTTCGTCGTACTGCTCCCGACGCTCCTTCGCCCGGCTATACGCTTCGTACGACGCGAGGCCTTGCACCTTCTCCTGGAACTCCTCCGCCCGCTCCGCGACCAACGCCATCGACAGCGGTGAGTAGCTCGCGTTGAGTTCGGGCCACGTCTCGAGTAGTTCCTCCGACACCCGCATGCGGGCGTTGGTGTAGCGCTCGTAGGCCGAACCGCGTTTGACGTTCGCCAGGCCCTGCTCGGCTTCGACCTTGGCCAGCACCAGTCGCACACTTTCGACCGTCGGTTTGCCAGGCAGTTCGAGCTTCTCGGGCAGTTGCTCGAGAATCGCCCGCTGGTCGGCGCGGGCCAGCTTGGCGATTTCGGCGATCGAACCTTCGAGCTTGCGCAGTTCGGTGTCTTTTTCGACCGCTGGTTTGTTGGCCAAGAACCCGAACAGGGTGCCGAGGGAGCCTTCGTCCTCCGAGTCATCGCTGCTCGCTTTCTTGCCGAGTGCGCTGTAGTGACGCAGGAACGCGTCGGACGTGCGCACAGGGATGTCGAGCGTTTCGCTTTCGATGATCGCGTAGGCGTGGGCTTCGGCGAACGACACCTTGCCATCCTCGTTGTAGTCGGCAGCAATCGACTCTTCGCCGGTTCGCGTGCGACCCGCGAGGGCTCCCCAGAAGTAGCTGCTGTACTCCTGGTACTCCGATTCGTTCGCATTCGGCGTGCAGCCAGCGGCCCCGCGGTCGTGCACCTGGGCGAAGAACCCGCACCGGGCGTGCGACGAGACCCCAAGCTCCTGGTCGGCCTGATGGAAGATCGTATGGGCAAAGCCACCTGCGTAGCACTGCACCATCACCATCATCACCTCGACGTCGGCCGGCACCCGATCGAGCCAGCTAGTGAATTCGCTGGCGGTCACGTTCTCGCTGTCGTAGAAGTAGAACGAGGTATCGTATTCGTTGTACTCGTTTTCGCCCTCTTCCTCTTCGTCGTAGTAATAGTAGTCGTACGGCGACTCGGCTCCGCCGCCGTGGCCGGTCGCGTAGATGATCAACCGGTCGCCGGCCTTGAGCTTGCCGCTCAACTGGCGGAGCCGACGCTTGAGGGTCCCTTTGTCCGAAGGTCCCTCGACGTTCGGCACCTGGTGGGTGCGATAGATCAGGTCGGGGTCTTCGTCGCTCAGTAGCTCGGCCATCAACCGCCGCGCGGGGGGGCAGGTCTCGGCGAAATCGGGATCGCGGGCTTGCACATCCGGCGCGGGATTATCGCCATCGGAGAACAGCACGATCTGCGTCGGGTTGTCGGGGCGTTTCTCGCTCAGCACGTTCTGCTGGAAAATCACGTTCCGCTCGATCGACAGCTGATTGTTCGTCGCGCCGGTGCCGCCGCCGATGGTGAGAAAGTAGTCCTCCGCCAGGCAGGTGCCGGTGGTCAGCAACGATAGCGTCGCCAGCGAGAGTAGTGAGAAAGCTCGATACACGCTCATAGAAAATCCCCTGATGCAGCACTTCTTCATTGTGCACGAAAACGCCTGATCCTTAAGTATATCCTCCAGGTTGCCATTTCTGGCATCGCTGGTAAAGCGAATCGTCCGATTCCCACCAAATCCCGTGCGCTCGTCATGCGATTCGCCCCCCACCTCAGCAGTCGACTTGGGGAGATCTGCCGGCGGTGAATTGTGCCCCCAATTGTGCGAAAATCGATTGGTGGGGGCTTTTCTTACGTCGATTCCACGAGTGGTAACCTGTTGTGCTTCAAGCACTTGAGTCAATCGTGTTCGTCGTAAGTCCATTTTCGTTTTGCCCCCTGGGGGCTTTATTCTGGAGGCCTGGATGGCCAGGGCAGGGTGGATGTCGTTTGCTTTATTGTCGCTGTACATCCTATCACGTTAGGTGGCCAATTGATACGAAAAAGTGGATGAATTGCAGGGCGAAATTAAGCCGGCTAGTAGAAAAGTGCCAGTCCTTAAACCGTGGGTTACCCGCGCTCCTGAATCGCGGCAAAATAGGGGAGGAGGAACCACCCGCTCGACGAGTTGTGCGGGGGCTTCGCTGTTCACGAAATCTTCACAAAGGACCTGCCGTGTATCGCCCGCTCTTCACCGAGATTCCGACCAATCGCGACGAGTGCTGGGCGCGGCTCGCCCGGTTCGCCGCGTTTTGGCATGGGCACGATGGCACTCCGGTGTCGTGCGGCTCGCTGGTCGACGAAGTGGAAACGCGGCTCGAACTCAACCTGCCAGCGGCGGTCGTAGAATGGCACGAGCGGTTTGGCCGGATCGAACACCTGTGGTGCGAGGCCGATTACTCGCTGGCCATCGATAACTTGCGTGTGGAAGAGGGCAAGCTGGTGCTGCGAAGCGAACCGATGTTCGGCGGCATGGTCGAGGCCAAGTGGGTGATTCCG containing:
- a CDS encoding lysylphosphatidylglycerol synthase transmembrane domain-containing protein, encoding MLSSSTSRRLRSLAKLLLGLAIVAYLLYQASSGENFDHILHEPKQWPMLVAALLCVTVAVGMGFVRWYLLVKAVELPFTLADAMRLGSLGFALNFVGPGGVGGDLFKGVVLAREHAKRKTEAVATVIADRVLGLTGLLAVTAAATLFTGVLWNTEAPTVMRTVGGFAVAAFASLVVVGSLLMVHGPIGKTTARLLGKLPLVGGVVGSLFVSCQVISRRPIYLVPAFLLSIALHLLLVLAFHCVALGLPLEHPSLATHMCIVPLAESTSVLPIPGGLGTTEAALNALYYGLGLDGDAGTLVAFGQRLAMFTVGIFAIGYYLTQRKEVATALHEAEDQLDHAEEPLAQGADIG
- a CDS encoding right-handed parallel beta-helix repeat-containing protein translates to MRIALLTCCWMILVGATSVAPAKTLYVNNQMGSDTASGLTAEPQIDNGPLKTIEAALILADKADRIVIANTGVPYHEAISLSKPNHSGYRNKPLVIEGNGAVLDGTVGHELGAWKHVQGNVFAMQPRRITYQQLFDGALPLQRVELLSTDELANLQPKTWGLLDGKIYFCTEEQKIPADYELRHAGLQTGITLYMVRHVRIENLVVQGFQQDGVNAHELVQDCELVDIDLRANGRAGLSVGGVSRVSVSQGNFYDNGRVQVRTEGLGELELAASEVDDSTAPAYRTKGRKLLVDGQPISAP
- a CDS encoding MFS transporter — protein: MSEPLSPPPPVEPTTNDGDSSAGSTRSVSVSLMLRLGALMFVQYAALGLWSVTVGTYIGENTAPAGTAMFSSSFVGLAGIASAVGALVAPLLFGALADSWFRTDRMITLLNLACGAMLVLMWSSTNQWWFLAAIIGYYQCSVPALTLTHSLTLRHLAGSRELFSIVRASGTAGWILAMVIVGSLVPWYWGMPSKLVDASTWPMKMGATVHGVMIILSFALPKTMPQAGRGSWRTLLHGCRALLAMRPRLVRFLIVSFIATISAQFYNTFANLYLNNKGVENAATKLSLGQVVEIVCMLLLPVLLVRWGPKRVFMIGVVAWIVRFLCLAYGSTEGLGMALIYTAIMLHGVCYVFVYITGYIYVDHAATPHTQSAAQGMLAMATSGLGHFSGSLLSGFMQARYLTPAGVEVPPYDWRSFYMVAAGVSVVALVLFFVLMGFKREVMPDDIDPHEAV